A genomic region of Devosia ginsengisoli contains the following coding sequences:
- the tyrS gene encoding tyrosine--tRNA ligase: MTKFKSDFLRVLDERGFIHQISDPEGLDALAAKGKISGYVGYDATATSIHIGNLISVTMLYWLQETGHKAISLMGGGTSMVGDPSFRDDQRKLLTVEQIETNIESIKKVYGNILDYGGSNPAMMVNNADWLLKLNYVEFLRDVGRHFSVNRMLSFDSVKLRLDREQSLSFLEFNYMIMQGYDFTELNRRYGTVLQMGGSDQWGNIINGVDLNHRMGGEQLYALTTPLLTKASGEKMGKSASGAVWLNGDLFSPYDFWQYFRNTEDADVGKFLKIFTRLPLDEIARLAALGGNEINEAKKVLATEVTAIVHGREAAEQAAVTAANTFEAGGIDLSLPTATVLNAELASGIGILSALVTAGLAGSNGEARRHIQSGAVRVNDAVIEDDKLNLGKDALLSEGVIKLSVGKKRHALIKPV, encoded by the coding sequence ATGACCAAGTTCAAATCCGATTTCCTGCGTGTGCTCGACGAGCGCGGCTTCATTCACCAGATTTCCGACCCTGAAGGGCTCGATGCGCTGGCCGCCAAGGGCAAGATATCCGGCTATGTCGGCTATGACGCGACGGCGACCTCGATCCATATCGGGAACCTGATTTCCGTCACCATGCTCTACTGGCTGCAGGAAACCGGCCACAAGGCGATCAGCCTGATGGGCGGCGGCACGTCGATGGTGGGTGATCCCTCGTTCCGCGACGACCAGCGCAAGCTCCTCACGGTCGAGCAGATCGAGACCAATATCGAGAGCATCAAGAAGGTCTACGGCAATATCCTAGACTATGGCGGGTCGAACCCGGCCATGATGGTCAACAATGCCGACTGGCTGCTCAAGCTCAACTATGTCGAATTCCTGCGTGACGTGGGCCGGCACTTCTCGGTCAACCGCATGCTGAGCTTCGATTCGGTGAAGCTGCGGCTCGACCGCGAGCAATCGCTGAGCTTCCTCGAATTCAACTACATGATCATGCAGGGCTACGACTTTACCGAGCTCAACCGGCGCTATGGCACCGTGTTGCAGATGGGTGGGTCGGACCAGTGGGGCAACATCATCAACGGTGTCGACCTCAACCACCGCATGGGCGGCGAGCAGCTCTATGCGCTGACCACGCCGCTGCTGACCAAGGCCTCGGGCGAGAAGATGGGCAAGTCGGCGTCCGGCGCCGTGTGGCTTAATGGCGACCTCTTCAGCCCCTATGATTTCTGGCAGTATTTCCGCAATACGGAAGACGCCGATGTCGGAAAATTCCTCAAGATCTTCACCCGCCTGCCACTGGATGAAATCGCGCGTCTCGCGGCCCTTGGCGGCAACGAGATCAACGAGGCCAAGAAGGTGCTGGCGACGGAAGTGACGGCCATTGTGCATGGCCGGGAAGCGGCCGAACAGGCTGCTGTGACGGCCGCCAATACGTTCGAGGCTGGCGGGATCGATCTGTCGCTGCCGACGGCGACGGTTTTGAATGCCGAATTGGCCTCGGGCATCGGTATTCTTTCCGCGCTGGTAACAGCCGGGCTTGCCGGCTCCAATGGCGAAGCACGCCGGCATATCCAATCAGGTGCTGTGCGCGTCAACGACGCCGTCATCGAGGATGATAAGCTC
- a CDS encoding alpha/beta hydrolase: MPEVIFNGPEGRLEGRYQPGKEPNAPIAIVLHPHPQFGGTMNNQIVYNLFYMFAERGFAVLRFNSRGVGRSQGMFDHGIGELSDAAAALDWLQVINRESRGCWIAGFSFGAWIGMQLLMRRPEVEGFISVAPPENLYDFSFLAPCPSSGLIIHGDKDRVAPPSSVQKLVDKLKTQKGITIEQQIVEGANHFFEGKVDELTASCAEYLDRRRQEIADGGGR; encoded by the coding sequence ATGCCAGAAGTGATCTTCAACGGGCCCGAAGGGCGTCTCGAAGGCCGGTACCAGCCGGGCAAGGAGCCCAACGCGCCCATAGCGATCGTGCTGCATCCCCACCCGCAATTCGGCGGGACGATGAACAACCAGATCGTCTACAATCTCTTCTACATGTTCGCCGAACGCGGCTTTGCCGTGCTGCGGTTCAACTCGCGCGGCGTCGGTCGCAGCCAGGGCATGTTCGACCATGGCATTGGCGAGCTGAGCGACGCCGCCGCGGCGCTCGACTGGCTGCAGGTCATCAACCGCGAGTCGCGCGGCTGCTGGATTGCCGGCTTCTCGTTCGGTGCCTGGATCGGCATGCAGTTGCTGATGCGCCGGCCGGAGGTGGAAGGCTTCATCTCGGTGGCGCCGCCGGAAAACCTCTACGATTTCTCGTTCCTGGCCCCCTGCCCGTCTTCGGGCCTGATCATTCATGGCGACAAGGACCGCGTGGCGCCGCCCTCGTCGGTGCAGAAGCTGGTCGACAAGCTCAAGACGCAGAAGGGCATCACCATCGAGCAGCAGATCGTGGAGGGGGCCAACCACTTCTTCGAGGGCAAGGTGGATGAGCTGACCGCGAGCTGCGCCGAATATCTCGACCGTCGCCGTCAGGAGATCGCCGACGGCGGCGGGCGCTAA
- a CDS encoding cysteine desulfurase family protein, translating to MTRPAIYLDHNAASPLLPEARSALIAALDLVGNASSVHGHGRALRNLIDTARAQVAALAGAERKQVVFTGSATEAITQAVIGGAKAFAAGAVAISAGEHAAVSKAAEATGLPVISIGLLPDGRIDLDQLADVIATTEGNLLVALHWVNNETGVVQDIARINALVGPTRHTLFIDAVQAFGKLPLDFAASAPDMMAVSGHKIGAPQGIGALLVKAHADTVRLIPGGGQEQGRRGGTEAAALIAAFGAAAAAIADRYAAADVPALISRLEAGLPADAVVFGANRLGNVVNFAVPGVKNATAMMGLDLLGLSVSSGSACSSGKVGPSHVLAAMGVAPELADCALRVSLGWNSTADDVDAFVAGYRSVLERHRARQGQAA from the coding sequence ATGACGAGACCGGCGATCTACCTTGATCATAATGCCGCGTCCCCGCTTCTGCCGGAGGCGCGGTCGGCGCTCATCGCTGCCCTCGATCTGGTGGGCAATGCCTCGTCGGTGCATGGCCACGGCCGTGCATTGCGCAACCTCATCGATACGGCCCGCGCCCAGGTGGCGGCCCTTGCGGGCGCCGAGCGCAAGCAGGTCGTCTTCACCGGTTCGGCCACCGAGGCCATCACCCAGGCTGTTATCGGCGGCGCCAAGGCCTTTGCGGCAGGCGCCGTGGCGATTAGCGCCGGGGAACATGCGGCGGTGTCCAAGGCTGCCGAAGCCACGGGCCTGCCGGTCATATCAATCGGGCTTCTACCCGACGGCCGCATTGATCTCGATCAACTGGCCGACGTGATCGCCACGACCGAAGGCAACCTGCTGGTTGCCCTCCATTGGGTGAACAACGAGACCGGCGTGGTGCAGGATATTGCCCGTATCAATGCCCTGGTTGGCCCCACCCGCCACACGCTGTTCATCGACGCCGTACAGGCTTTCGGCAAGCTGCCCCTCGATTTTGCCGCTTCGGCACCCGATATGATGGCGGTAAGCGGCCACAAGATCGGCGCTCCACAGGGCATTGGCGCGCTGCTGGTCAAGGCACATGCCGATACCGTCCGCCTGATTCCGGGCGGCGGGCAGGAGCAGGGCCGGCGCGGCGGCACCGAGGCGGCGGCCCTGATCGCGGCATTCGGGGCGGCGGCGGCAGCCATCGCAGACCGCTATGCTGCGGCCGATGTGCCGGCGCTGATCTCGCGGCTGGAAGCGGGCTTGCCTGCCGATGCCGTAGTGTTTGGCGCAAATCGGCTGGGCAATGTCGTCAATTTCGCCGTGCCCGGCGTCAAGAATGCCACGGCGATGATGGGGCTGGACCTGCTGGGCCTTTCCGTCTCGTCGGGTTCGGCCTGCTCGTCCGGCAAGGTCGGGCCGAGCCATGTGCTGGCTGCCATGGGCGTCGCGCCCGAACTGGCCGATTGCGCCCTGCGCGTCAGCCTGGGCTGGAATTCCACCGCTGACGACGTCGATGCGTTCGTCGCCGGTTACCGATCCGTCCTTGAGCGCCACCGGGCGCGGCAGGGGCAGGCGGCCTAA
- the sufB gene encoding Fe-S cluster assembly protein SufB — protein MADYDIPTLKEEIDRETVESVLALDVDKYKYGFETDIESDMAPKGLSEDTVRFISAKKNEPQWMLDWRLEAYRRFLTMTEPTWAKVHYPAIDLQDMYYYAAPKSSPAPKSLDEVDPALIAMYDKLGVPLKEREILAGVERPKVAVDAVMDSVSVVTTFREELAKVGIIFCSISEAIREHSELVQKYLASVVPVSDNYYATLNSAVFTDGSFVYIPKGVRCPMELSTYFRINEKKTGQFERTLIIAEADSYVSYLEGCTAPMRDEAQLHAAVVELVALDNAEIKYSTVQNWYPGDKDGKGGIYNFVTKRGDCRGANSKISWTQVETGSAITWKYPSCILRGDGSRGEFYSIAISNGYQQVDSGTKMLHLGKNTSSRIIAKGIAAGFSDNTYRGQVSAHAKAKNARNFTQCDSLLIGDKCGAHTVPYIESRNGTAVFEHEATTSKISDDQMFYCQQRGLSEEDAVALIVNGFVRDVLQHLPMEFMVETQKLIAISLEGSVG, from the coding sequence ATGGCGGACTACGATATCCCGACGCTCAAGGAAGAGATCGATCGCGAAACCGTTGAATCGGTGCTGGCGCTCGACGTCGACAAGTACAAATACGGCTTCGAGACCGATATTGAATCCGACATGGCCCCCAAGGGCCTGAGCGAGGATACCGTCCGCTTCATCTCCGCCAAGAAGAACGAGCCCCAGTGGATGCTCGACTGGCGCCTGGAAGCCTATCGCCGCTTCCTCACCATGACCGAGCCGACCTGGGCCAAGGTGCATTATCCGGCCATCGACCTGCAGGACATGTACTACTACGCCGCGCCCAAGTCGTCGCCGGCCCCCAAGAGCCTCGACGAGGTCGATCCGGCGCTGATCGCCATGTACGACAAGCTCGGCGTGCCGCTCAAGGAGCGCGAAATCCTCGCTGGTGTCGAACGCCCCAAAGTGGCCGTCGATGCGGTGATGGACTCGGTCTCCGTGGTCACCACCTTCCGCGAGGAACTGGCCAAGGTCGGCATCATCTTCTGCTCGATCTCCGAAGCCATCCGCGAGCATTCCGAACTGGTGCAGAAATACCTGGCCTCGGTGGTCCCGGTTTCCGACAACTACTACGCCACGCTGAACTCGGCCGTCTTCACCGACGGATCCTTCGTCTACATTCCCAAGGGCGTCCGCTGCCCGATGGAATTGTCGACCTATTTCCGCATCAACGAGAAGAAGACCGGCCAGTTCGAGCGCACGCTGATCATCGCCGAAGCCGATAGCTATGTGAGCTACCTCGAAGGCTGCACCGCCCCGATGCGCGACGAAGCCCAGCTTCACGCCGCCGTGGTGGAACTGGTCGCGCTCGACAATGCCGAGATCAAGTATTCCACCGTCCAGAACTGGTATCCCGGCGACAAGGACGGCAAGGGCGGCATCTACAATTTCGTCACCAAGCGTGGCGATTGCCGTGGCGCCAATTCCAAGATTTCCTGGACCCAGGTGGAAACCGGCTCGGCCATCACCTGGAAATATCCGAGCTGCATCCTGCGTGGCGACGGTTCGCGCGGCGAATTCTATTCCATCGCCATCTCGAACGGTTACCAGCAGGTCGATAGCGGCACCAAGATGCTGCATCTGGGCAAGAACACGTCCAGCCGCATCATCGCCAAGGGCATTGCCGCCGGTTTCTCGGACAATACCTATCGCGGCCAGGTCTCGGCGCATGCCAAGGCCAAGAATGCCCGCAACTTCACCCAGTGCGACAGCCTGCTGATCGGCGACAAATGCGGCGCCCACACCGTGCCCTATATCGAAAGCCGCAACGGCACGGCCGTGTTCGAGCACGAAGCCACCACGTCCAAGATTTCCGACGACCAGATGTTCTATTGCCAGCAGCGCGGCCTCTCCGAAGAGGACGCTGTGGCGCTGATCGTCAACGGCTTCGTCCGCGATGTGCTGCAGCACCTGCCCATGGAATTCATGGTCGAAACCCAGAAGCTGATCGCCATCAGCCTCGAAGGCAGCGTGGGCTGA
- a CDS encoding cupin domain-containing protein, whose product MEAPLDIAEKMAQLTEHWRPRVAAEFSGQELRIVKAEGTFPWHFHEDYDEVFIGWKGVVKVEFRDRIVSVHPGQVFVVPRGVEHRTVADTGEVEVLFIAAAGARNTGNVDDHVYTAPVGVQA is encoded by the coding sequence ATGGAAGCACCGCTCGACATCGCTGAAAAAATGGCTCAGCTCACCGAGCATTGGCGGCCCCGCGTGGCCGCCGAGTTCAGCGGGCAGGAGTTGCGCATCGTCAAGGCGGAAGGGACGTTCCCGTGGCACTTCCACGAGGACTATGACGAGGTCTTCATCGGCTGGAAGGGCGTCGTCAAGGTCGAGTTCCGCGATCGCATCGTCAGCGTCCATCCCGGCCAGGTTTTCGTTGTGCCGCGCGGCGTCGAGCACCGGACCGTGGCCGATACGGGCGAGGTGGAAGTCCTGTTCATCGCCGCCGCGGGCGCACGCAATACCGGCAATGTGGACGACCACGTCTATACAGCGCCGGTCGGAGTTCAGGCATGA
- a CDS encoding cupin domain-containing protein has product MTAETRNPVVSLASLALDAWEQGTLYKSADTSFGKLLGLRALGISYNEVPAGKSSCPFHSHHAEEELFIVLEGEGTYRFGSERYSFKAGDVLGAPNGGPETAHQILNTGSVTLKYLGIANNADTEVCEYPDSGKFQVTSRSSADRRLRHCGREGQNHLDYWDGEPGA; this is encoded by the coding sequence ATGACGGCCGAAACGCGTAACCCCGTGGTTTCGCTTGCTTCCCTCGCGCTCGACGCCTGGGAGCAGGGCACGCTCTACAAGTCTGCCGATACCTCCTTCGGCAAGCTGCTGGGCCTGCGCGCGCTCGGCATCAGCTACAATGAAGTGCCCGCGGGCAAGTCGAGCTGCCCCTTCCACAGCCACCACGCCGAAGAAGAACTCTTCATCGTGCTGGAAGGCGAGGGGACCTATCGCTTCGGCAGCGAACGTTATTCGTTCAAGGCCGGCGACGTGCTCGGTGCGCCCAATGGCGGCCCGGAAACGGCACACCAGATCCTCAATACCGGGTCGGTGACGCTCAAATATCTGGGCATAGCCAACAATGCCGATACCGAAGTCTGCGAATACCCGGACTCCGGAAAATTCCAGGTGACGAGCCGCAGCTCTGCCGATCGTCGCTTGCGCCATTGCGGCCGCGAAGGCCAGAACCACCTTGATTACTGGGACGGCGAACCCGGCGCCTGA
- the sufC gene encoding Fe-S cluster assembly ATPase SufC: MLEIRNLHARIEEREILKGVNLTIPAGQVHAVMGRNGSGKSTLSYVLAGKEDYEVTEGEILLNGENILEMEPAERAVAGIFLAFQYPIEIPGVATMTFLKAAMNAQRKARGEGELSTPDFMRAVKEAGAQLNIDADMLKRPLNVGFSGGEKKRAEILQMALLKPTLCVLDETDSGLDIDALQVVSKGVNALRADNRSMLVITHYQRLLNHIVPDVVHVFSDGRIVESGDKDLALQLEAKGYADFDGAAA, from the coding sequence ATCCTTGAAATCCGCAACCTGCATGCGCGCATCGAAGAGCGCGAAATCCTCAAGGGGGTGAACCTCACCATCCCGGCCGGACAGGTCCATGCCGTCATGGGTCGCAACGGCTCGGGCAAGTCCACGCTGAGCTATGTGCTGGCCGGCAAGGAGGACTATGAGGTCACCGAAGGCGAAATCCTGCTCAATGGCGAGAATATCCTCGAGATGGAGCCCGCCGAGCGCGCGGTTGCGGGCATTTTCCTAGCCTTCCAGTACCCGATCGAAATCCCCGGCGTTGCCACCATGACCTTCCTCAAGGCCGCCATGAACGCCCAGCGCAAGGCGCGCGGCGAGGGTGAACTCTCGACGCCCGATTTCATGCGCGCCGTCAAGGAAGCCGGTGCCCAGCTCAATATCGACGCCGACATGCTGAAGCGCCCGCTGAATGTGGGCTTCTCGGGCGGCGAGAAGAAGCGGGCCGAAATCCTGCAGATGGCTTTGCTCAAGCCGACGCTCTGCGTGCTCGACGAGACCGATTCCGGCCTCGATATCGATGCGCTCCAGGTCGTGTCCAAGGGCGTCAACGCCCTGCGCGCCGATAACCGCTCCATGCTGGTCATCACCCACTATCAGCGCCTGCTCAACCACATCGTGCCCGACGTTGTGCATGTCTTCTCCGATGGGCGGATCGTCGAAAGCGGCGACAAGGACCTGGCGCTTCAACTCGAAGCCAAGGGCTATGCCGACTTCGACGGCGCGGCGGCCTGA
- the sufD gene encoding Fe-S cluster assembly protein SufD codes for MRQTMPVRLGAAEDTLIAQLKSVGADATAERITVAGLPTRRVESYHYTDLKTLLRSIPPLAQAANEASAPALRVPGAYQLMIANGVIQSTSTAPAGVIVGKAAGGVLTTRDDVLVHLNGAFARESLTLTLENSVDPVIQIDRRSEGEAAHVADSLKVFVADGASAVILETFSGSDAAHVGNHATYMALGKNAVVTHITVDLSPRAASHFASNEYHVGEGAKLRTLVIHAGAGLARTQLFPRYEGAGAHGDITGLNLVVDGQHADITMDASHAVPHTSSQPLFKSVARGRGKSVVQGKLVVARDAQKTDAKFMHQGLMLSDEAEILSKPELEIYADDVVCGHGSTCGKLDEDSMFYLTSRGIPKAEAETMLVRGFIEELVDPIEDEALAEALHGIVDGWLLGK; via the coding sequence ATGCGCCAGACCATGCCCGTCCGGCTCGGAGCAGCCGAAGATACATTGATCGCCCAGCTCAAGAGCGTGGGGGCCGACGCGACCGCCGAACGGATCACCGTTGCCGGCCTGCCGACGCGCCGCGTCGAGAGCTATCACTATACCGACCTGAAAACCCTGCTGCGGTCCATCCCGCCGCTGGCCCAGGCTGCCAATGAAGCCAGCGCTCCGGCTTTGCGCGTTCCCGGCGCCTACCAGTTGATGATCGCCAATGGCGTCATCCAGTCCACCTCCACGGCCCCGGCCGGCGTCATCGTCGGCAAGGCCGCCGGCGGCGTCCTCACCACGCGGGATGACGTGCTGGTGCATCTCAATGGCGCCTTCGCCAGGGAAAGCCTGACGCTGACGCTCGAAAACAGCGTCGATCCGGTGATCCAGATCGACCGCCGCAGCGAGGGCGAAGCCGCCCATGTTGCCGACTCGCTCAAGGTCTTCGTGGCCGATGGCGCTTCGGCGGTCATCCTCGAAACCTTCTCGGGTTCCGATGCCGCCCATGTCGGCAATCACGCCACCTATATGGCACTCGGCAAGAATGCTGTGGTGACCCATATCACCGTGGACCTGTCACCCCGCGCAGCCAGCCATTTCGCCAGCAACGAATATCACGTCGGCGAGGGCGCCAAGCTGCGCACGCTGGTCATCCATGCCGGGGCAGGGCTGGCCCGCACCCAGCTCTTCCCGCGCTATGAAGGCGCGGGCGCCCATGGCGACATTACCGGCCTCAACCTGGTGGTCGATGGCCAGCATGCCGACATCACCATGGATGCCAGCCACGCCGTGCCGCATACCTCGTCCCAGCCCCTGTTCAAGTCCGTCGCCCGCGGCCGTGGCAAGTCCGTGGTGCAGGGCAAGCTCGTCGTCGCTCGCGACGCGCAGAAGACCGACGCCAAGTTCATGCATCAGGGCCTGATGCTCTCCGACGAAGCCGAAATCCTCTCCAAGCCGGAGCTGGAAATCTACGCCGACGACGTCGTCTGCGGCCACGGCTCCACCTGCGGCAAGCTGGATGAGGATTCCATGTTCTACCTCACCAGCCGCGGCATCCCGAAAGCCGAAGCCGAAACCATGCTGGTCCGCGGCTTCATCGAGGAACTCGTCGACCCGATCGAAGACGAAGCCCTAGCCGAAGCCCTGCACGGCATCGTGGATGGCTGGCTGCTGGGGAAGTAA
- a CDS encoding cysteine desulfurase — MTFDLEKVRADFPILSEQIHGNRLVYLDSGASAQKPVQVLDRMDHAFRHEYANVHRGLHTLANRATEAYEGGRHAAQKFLNASRPEEIVFTKSATEAINLVASAFVGPRIGARDEIVTTIMEHHSNIVPWHFHRERLGAVIKWVDVRDDGSFDLDAFAAALTDRTRIVAVTHMSNVLGTVTPIKQVIEIAHAKGIPVLIDGSQGAVHETVDVQALDVDFYVMTGHKLYGPTGIGVLYGKYDLLAEMQPYQGGGEMIDVVTMDSVTYNEPPHRFEAGTPPIVQAIGLGAALGYMESLGRDAIAAHEHDVAEYAHERLSRINSLRLIGTAPGKGGIFSFEIAGAHAHDVATILDRYGIAVRAGTHCAMPLLKRFGVTSTCRASLALYNGKDDVDALVDGITRAQKFFA; from the coding sequence ATGACCTTCGACCTCGAAAAAGTCCGCGCCGATTTCCCGATCCTCTCCGAGCAGATCCACGGTAACAGGCTGGTCTATCTCGATAGCGGCGCCTCCGCGCAGAAGCCGGTGCAGGTGCTCGACCGCATGGACCACGCCTTCCGGCATGAATATGCCAATGTGCATCGCGGCCTGCACACGCTCGCCAATCGCGCCACCGAAGCCTATGAAGGCGGCCGCCACGCGGCACAGAAGTTCCTCAATGCGTCGCGTCCCGAAGAAATCGTCTTCACCAAGTCGGCCACCGAGGCGATCAACCTCGTCGCGTCCGCCTTCGTCGGCCCGCGCATCGGGGCAAGGGACGAGATTGTCACCACGATCATGGAGCATCATTCCAATATCGTACCGTGGCATTTCCACCGCGAGCGCCTGGGCGCCGTCATCAAATGGGTCGATGTCCGCGACGATGGCAGCTTCGACCTAGACGCCTTCGCCGCCGCCCTGACCGACCGGACGCGTATCGTCGCGGTTACCCATATGAGCAACGTGCTGGGCACCGTGACCCCGATCAAGCAGGTCATCGAGATCGCCCACGCGAAAGGTATTCCGGTGCTGATCGACGGCAGCCAGGGCGCCGTGCACGAGACCGTGGACGTCCAGGCCCTCGACGTCGATTTCTACGTCATGACCGGCCACAAGCTCTACGGCCCCACCGGCATCGGCGTGCTCTATGGCAAATACGATCTCCTCGCCGAGATGCAGCCCTATCAGGGCGGCGGCGAGATGATCGATGTCGTGACCATGGACAGCGTCACCTATAACGAGCCGCCGCATCGCTTCGAGGCCGGCACCCCGCCCATCGTCCAGGCCATCGGCCTCGGCGCCGCGCTCGGCTATATGGAAAGCCTCGGCCGCGACGCCATCGCCGCCCACGAGCACGACGTGGCCGAATATGCCCATGAGCGCCTCAGCCGCATCAATTCGCTGCGCCTGATCGGCACCGCGCCGGGCAAGGGCGGCATTTTCTCCTTCGAGATCGCGGGCGCCCACGCCCACGACGTGGCCACCATTCTCGATCGCTACGGCATTGCCGTCCGCGCCGGCACCCATTGCGCCATGCCGCTGCTCAAACGTTTCGGTGTCACCTCTACCTGCCGCGCCTCCCTCGCCCTATATAACGGCAAGGACGATGTGGACGCGCTGGTGGACGGCATCACCCGCGCCCAGAAATTTTTCGCGTAA
- a CDS encoding SUF system Fe-S cluster assembly protein — protein sequence MSDETEIAPAPAIPENRITPNVSGALPEAEVERITSDLIGALKTVYDPEIPVDIYELGLIYKVDLDDDRKLTIDMTLTAPGCPVAGEMPGWVENAARAVEGIQDVEVNMVFDPPWDATRMSEEAQVALNWW from the coding sequence ATGTCTGACGAAACTGAAATCGCGCCCGCTCCGGCCATTCCCGAAAACCGGATCACCCCCAACGTTTCCGGCGCCTTGCCGGAAGCGGAGGTAGAGCGCATCACCTCCGACCTGATCGGCGCGCTCAAGACCGTCTATGACCCGGAAATCCCGGTCGACATCTATGAGCTGGGCCTCATCTACAAGGTCGATCTCGATGACGACCGCAAGCTGACCATCGACATGACGCTGACGGCGCCGGGCTGCCCGGTGGCCGGCGAAATGCCCGGCTGGGTGGAAAACGCCGCCCGTGCCGTCGAAGGCATCCAGGATGTCGAGGTCAATATGGTCTTCGATCCCCCCTGGGACGCCACGCGCATGAGCGAAGAGGCCCAGGTGGCCCTGAACTGGTGGTAA
- a CDS encoding HesB/IscA family protein, whose protein sequence is MAFKIMSLSDAAAERITEIIEDSDQPVVGLRVGIKNAGCAGVSYTMDYVTEPVAGDDHVQDHGVNVWVDPKATMYLLGTVMDFEQSKMGSSFSFKNPNQTGACGCGESVTLAPADLKAIAEARAGA, encoded by the coding sequence ATGGCCTTCAAGATCATGTCGTTGAGCGATGCCGCCGCCGAGCGCATCACCGAGATCATCGAAGATTCCGACCAGCCGGTGGTGGGCCTGCGCGTCGGCATCAAGAATGCCGGCTGCGCCGGTGTGTCCTACACCATGGACTACGTGACCGAACCGGTCGCTGGCGACGATCACGTCCAGGATCACGGCGTCAATGTCTGGGTCGATCCCAAGGCGACCATGTACCTGCTCGGCACGGTGATGGACTTCGAACAGTCCAAGATGGGCTCCAGCTTCTCCTTCAAGAACCCCAACCAGACCGGCGCCTGCGGCTGCGGCGAAAGCGTCACGCTCGCCCCCGCCGACCTGAAGGCGATTGCCGAGGCCAGGGCAGGGGCCTGA
- a CDS encoding 3-phosphoshikimate 1-carboxyvinyltransferase produces the protein MLSPLPPALTIVPPNRPLVGRVSPPGSKSITNRALLLAALADGTSRLTGALKSKDTTLMAAALRQMGVTVDEPDATSFTVTSIGRLQQPSGPLFLGNAGTATRFLTAAVATVDGAVIVDGDEEMRLRPIGPLVTALRSLGIDAICPTGCPPVTIHGNGSFGSGRVEIDAGLSSQYVSALLMAAPLGHGAITVALTGKDIGARGYVDLTLAAMRAFGAEVEQLDAGTWLVQPTGYSATDFRIEPDASAATYLWGIEALTGGRIDLGVAADAFTQPDAAAQAVIAQFPNMPAIIDGSQMQDAVPTLAVLAASNNRPVRFVGIANLRVKETDRIRAVANELNRILPGLGTEEGDDLVVAADPNLAARSRPARIETYHDHRIAMSFALAGLKLSGITILDPACTGKTYPEYWDMLAGLGVELQPTT, from the coding sequence ATGCTCAGCCCCCTTCCACCCGCCCTCACCATTGTCCCGCCCAACCGCCCGCTTGTCGGCCGCGTCTCCCCGCCGGGCAGCAAATCCATCACCAATCGCGCCTTGCTGCTCGCCGCGCTTGCCGACGGCACCAGCCGCCTCACCGGCGCGCTCAAGAGCAAGGACACGACCCTGATGGCCGCCGCTTTGCGGCAAATGGGCGTTACGGTGGATGAGCCTGACGCCACCAGCTTCACCGTCACCAGCATCGGCCGCCTGCAGCAGCCCTCCGGCCCGCTTTTCCTCGGCAATGCCGGCACCGCCACCCGCTTCCTTACCGCCGCCGTCGCCACCGTCGATGGCGCGGTCATCGTCGATGGCGACGAGGAAATGCGCCTGCGCCCGATCGGCCCGCTGGTCACAGCGCTCCGCTCGCTCGGCATCGACGCCATCTGCCCCACCGGTTGTCCGCCGGTGACCATTCACGGCAATGGCAGCTTCGGCTCGGGCCGCGTCGAGATCGATGCAGGCCTCTCCAGCCAATATGTCTCGGCCCTGCTGATGGCCGCGCCTTTGGGCCATGGCGCCATCACCGTGGCGCTGACGGGCAAGGATATCGGCGCCCGCGGCTATGTCGACCTGACGCTGGCCGCCATGCGGGCATTCGGCGCCGAGGTGGAACAGCTTGATGCCGGCACCTGGCTGGTCCAGCCCACCGGCTACTCTGCCACTGATTTCCGCATCGAGCCCGATGCTTCGGCCGCCACCTATCTCTGGGGAATCGAGGCGCTGACCGGCGGCAGGATCGACCTCGGCGTTGCCGCCGATGCCTTCACCCAGCCCGACGCCGCCGCCCAGGCCGTCATCGCCCAATTCCCCAACATGCCCGCCATCATCGACGGCAGCCAGATGCAGGACGCCGTGCCGACGCTGGCCGTGCTGGCGGCATCCAACAATCGTCCCGTCCGCTTCGTCGGCATCGCCAATCTGCGCGTCAAGGAAACCGACCGCATCCGCGCCGTCGCCAACGAACTCAACCGCATCCTGCCGGGCCTGGGCACGGAGGAGGGGGACGATCTGGTGGTTGCGGCGGATCCAAATCTGGCCGCGCGCAGCCGCCCGGCCCGCATCGAGACCTATCACGACCACCGCATCGCCATGAGCTTCGCTTTGGCGGGCCTGAAACTGTCCGGCATCACCATTCTCGACCCCGCCTGCACCGGCAAGACCTACCCCGAATATTGGGACATGCTGGCCGGGCTCGGCGTGGAATTGCAGCCGACGACCTAG